The following proteins are co-located in the Caldisericum sp. genome:
- a CDS encoding MoaD/ThiS family protein, whose protein sequence is MFGEAKRILGRDSIQIEFKGSLKALKEELLMKYPEIAPVLNISAFAVNKEYKKLEYELKGNETVAVIPPVGGG, encoded by the coding sequence TTGTTTGGTGAAGCAAAAAGAATTCTAGGTAGAGATTCAATTCAAATTGAATTTAAGGGCTCATTAAAAGCCCTAAAGGAAGAATTATTAATGAAATACCCCGAGATTGCTCCAGTTTTAAATATTAGCGCTTTTGCCGTAAACAAGGAATACAAAAAACTTGAATACGAATTAAAAGGCAATGAAACTGTTGCAGTTATTCCCCCGGTAGGAGGAGGCTAA
- a CDS encoding DUF4234 domain-containing protein has protein sequence MVKCRSILMVYLLSILTFGIYYLYWAVQTKEEMNSLGANIPTGWLLIIPIANLYWWYKYCDAFAKFVSKDNNGVMYFIIFIFLPIIIPAIVQSGLNEIGCRN, from the coding sequence ATGGTTAAGTGCAGGAGTATTTTAATGGTTTACCTTTTGTCAATTCTTACTTTTGGGATTTACTATCTTTATTGGGCGGTTCAGACAAAGGAAGAGATGAATAGTTTAGGCGCAAATATTCCAACAGGGTGGCTACTTATAATACCAATAGCAAATTTGTATTGGTGGTATAAGTATTGCGATGCATTTGCTAAATTTGTTTCAAAAGATAATAATGGGGTTATGTATTTTATAATTTTTATCTTTTTGCCGATAATAATACCTGCAATTGTCCAATCTGGTTTGAACGAAATTGGTTGTAGAAATTAA
- a CDS encoding SdpI family protein, translating into MKKEKILLYLIAIAVVAFIIAMLVFYPKLPTTLATHFDEKGNPNGFMSKSGFYAFSIAMMILLPLLLLFIIRIDPLRKNIEKFVDIYYEFVLLLVVFTGIINLHTILYNLGLKLPIDVTVGILMAVLFYGIGVLLQHAKRNWFIGIRTPWTLSSDTVWDKTHKQGSVLFKICGLIALIGVFFKDYSIYFILIPVIAVSLYLTVYSYFAYSKEMKNEL; encoded by the coding sequence ATGAAAAAAGAAAAAATTCTTTTGTATTTAATTGCAATTGCTGTAGTTGCATTTATTATTGCGATGCTTGTTTTTTACCCCAAACTTCCAACAACCCTTGCAACGCATTTTGATGAAAAGGGCAACCCCAACGGGTTTATGAGTAAGTCTGGATTTTATGCATTTTCAATAGCAATGATGATTTTGCTTCCACTTTTGCTTTTGTTTATCATAAGAATTGACCCCTTGAGAAAGAACATCGAGAAGTTTGTGGACATATACTATGAATTTGTGTTGCTACTTGTTGTTTTTACAGGAATTATTAACCTGCATACGATTTTATACAATTTGGGCTTAAAGTTGCCAATTGATGTAACTGTTGGGATTTTAATGGCTGTGCTTTTCTATGGGATTGGTGTGTTGCTGCAGCATGCAAAGAGAAATTGGTTTATAGGCATCAGGACTCCCTGGACCCTTTCATCGGACACCGTTTGGGACAAGACACATAAACAGGGCTCGGTATTGTTTAAGATTTGTGGATTGATTGCTCTAATTGGAGTATTTTTCAAAGATTATTCAATATACTTTATCCTCATTCCGGTTATTGCAGTGTCTTTATATCTAACGGTGTATTCTTATTTTGCATATAGCAAAGAAATGAAAAATGAATTATAA
- the fba gene encoding class II fructose-1,6-bisphosphate aldolase — protein sequence MPLVRTDELFKKAYGKYAIGAFNVNNMEILQGVIDAAKEERSPVILQISKGARNYAKLVYLMKLIEAATEDAPEIPIAVHLDHGDSFELCKEVIDAGFTSVMIDGSHLPFEENVALTKKVVEYAHSKGVVVEGELGKLQGIEEHVVSNEAVYTDPDKAVEFVQRTGVDSLAIAIGTSHGAYKFKGEPKLDFDRLQEIARRLPGFPLVLHGASSVLPQYVEKINKYGGKIGDAKGVPEDMLRKATTMGITKINIDTDLRLAMTATIREIFALHPEEFDPRKYLGPARDEIKSLVKHKIRDVLGSSNTI from the coding sequence ATGCCATTAGTAAGAACTGATGAATTGTTTAAAAAGGCATACGGGAAGTATGCAATTGGTGCATTTAATGTAAATAATATGGAGATTCTCCAGGGCGTAATTGATGCTGCAAAAGAGGAGAGGTCTCCTGTTATTCTCCAGATTTCAAAAGGCGCAAGGAATTATGCAAAACTTGTTTATCTTATGAAACTTATTGAGGCTGCAACCGAGGACGCTCCAGAGATTCCTATTGCAGTCCACCTTGACCACGGTGATTCTTTTGAACTTTGCAAGGAAGTAATTGATGCAGGATTTACTTCCGTAATGATTGACGGGTCTCATTTGCCTTTTGAAGAGAATGTTGCTCTAACAAAGAAGGTTGTAGAGTATGCACATTCAAAGGGTGTAGTCGTTGAAGGAGAGTTGGGAAAACTCCAGGGCATTGAAGAGCATGTTGTATCCAACGAAGCAGTTTATACCGACCCTGACAAGGCAGTTGAATTTGTTCAGAGGACTGGCGTTGACTCTCTTGCTATCGCAATAGGGACGTCACACGGTGCTTATAAATTCAAAGGTGAACCCAAACTTGATTTTGATAGGCTTCAAGAGATTGCAAGAAGACTCCCAGGATTCCCATTGGTTTTGCATGGTGCTTCTTCTGTCCTTCCTCAGTATGTTGAGAAGATAAATAAATACGGTGGGAAAATTGGGGATGCAAAAGGTGTGCCAGAAGATATGTTAAGAAAGGCAACCACAATGGGCATAACCAAGATTAACATCGACACTGACCTCAGGCTTGCAATGACTGCAACCATAAGAGAAATCTTTGCGCTTCACCCAGAAGAGTTTGACCCAAGGAAGTATTTGGGACCTGCAAGAGATGAGATAAAGAGCCTTGTAAAGCACAAGATTAGAGATGTTTTAGGCTCATCGAACACAATTTAG